One Nocardia farcinica genomic region harbors:
- a CDS encoding cutinase family protein, giving the protein MVTRRQTIAATCAAAALIGGLPLTLAPAVHAAPPRCPDLFVVAIPGTWETSVTEPGRGMLAAVVDDLPGDVAVEFVHYPATAFPWEGEVYGRSKNEAFVKARQAVAAVAQSCDATRFALLGYSQGADAAGDLAAEIGTGLGVVAPHRVELVGLIADPRRSPTDNLIGPPVPGAGAVGPRIGGFGRLSRTTYTFCAPGDLYCAMPDGDFAGRIAGFVVQLSNPDPAKIDSYQRQADQLITDALAAGGLGLLADQLNAAAYEERRRQVDDFLNSGVHQSYPHYRVGRDETTALSWLRRRLLEVIRR; this is encoded by the coding sequence ATGGTCACACGCCGGCAGACGATCGCCGCGACCTGCGCGGCCGCAGCCCTGATCGGCGGCCTCCCGCTCACCCTGGCCCCGGCCGTGCACGCGGCACCGCCGCGCTGCCCGGATCTCTTCGTCGTGGCGATCCCGGGGACCTGGGAGACCTCCGTGACCGAGCCGGGGCGCGGCATGCTCGCCGCGGTGGTGGACGACCTGCCCGGTGACGTGGCGGTCGAGTTCGTGCACTATCCGGCCACCGCGTTCCCCTGGGAGGGCGAGGTCTACGGCCGCTCGAAGAACGAGGCGTTCGTCAAGGCGCGGCAGGCGGTGGCGGCGGTCGCGCAGTCGTGCGACGCCACCCGTTTCGCGCTGCTCGGCTACAGTCAGGGCGCCGACGCGGCCGGGGATCTGGCCGCCGAGATCGGCACCGGGCTCGGTGTGGTCGCCCCCCACCGGGTCGAACTGGTCGGGCTGATCGCCGATCCGCGCCGCTCCCCCACCGACAACCTCATCGGTCCCCCGGTGCCGGGGGCGGGCGCGGTCGGTCCCCGCATCGGCGGGTTCGGCCGGCTCAGCCGCACCACCTACACCTTCTGCGCGCCGGGCGATCTGTACTGCGCCATGCCCGACGGGGATTTCGCCGGGCGGATCGCCGGATTCGTCGTCCAGCTGTCGAATCCGGATCCCGCGAAGATCGACAGCTACCAGCGGCAGGCCGACCAGTTGATCACCGACGCCCTCGCGGCGGGCGGGCTCGGCTTGCTCGCCGACCAGCTCAACGCCGCGGCCTACGAGGAGCGCAGAAGGCAGGTGGACGACTTCCTCAATTCCGGTGTGCACCAGAGCTATCCGCACTACCGAGTCGGCCGTGACGAGACCACCGCGCTGAGCTGGCTGCGCCGTCGCCTCCTGGAGGTGATCCGCCGCTGA
- a CDS encoding TauD/TfdA dioxygenase family protein, with amino-acid sequence MSVVSQSAVRAVKLGAHIGAVVEGVRLGGDLDPETVTAVRAALHEHKVIFFRGQDHLTEDGQYEFAQLLGTPTTPHPTVTSAGVKSLAIDSRHGRANSWHTDVTFVDRVPKASILRAERLPSYGGSTTWASTVAAYNSLPDPLKRLAEGLRARHTNLYDYAAEAEDRPDENVRAYRREFESTYYETEHPVVEVHPDTGERALLLGHFVKRIVGLPSTESHALFRLFQDRVTRLEHTTRWHWAPGDVAIWDNRATQHYAIDDYDGSEHRRLTRITLAGSVPVGVDGRPSTVIAGNADHYTAAETAIRAA; translated from the coding sequence ATGTCCGTCGTTTCCCAATCCGCCGTGCGGGCGGTCAAGCTCGGAGCGCACATCGGCGCGGTGGTCGAGGGGGTGCGGCTCGGCGGCGACCTCGACCCGGAAACGGTGACGGCCGTGCGCGCGGCGCTGCACGAGCACAAGGTGATCTTCTTCCGCGGCCAGGACCACCTCACCGAGGACGGCCAGTACGAGTTCGCGCAGTTGCTCGGCACGCCGACCACCCCGCATCCGACGGTCACCTCCGCCGGGGTCAAGAGCCTGGCCATCGACTCCCGGCACGGGCGCGCCAACAGCTGGCACACCGACGTCACCTTCGTCGACCGCGTGCCCAAGGCCTCGATCCTGCGGGCCGAACGGCTGCCCAGCTACGGCGGCTCCACCACCTGGGCCTCCACCGTCGCCGCCTACAACTCGTTGCCCGATCCGCTCAAGCGGCTCGCCGAGGGTCTGCGGGCCCGCCACACCAACCTCTACGACTACGCCGCCGAGGCCGAGGACCGCCCGGACGAGAACGTGCGCGCCTACCGCCGCGAATTCGAATCCACCTACTACGAGACCGAGCACCCGGTGGTGGAGGTGCACCCCGACACCGGCGAGCGTGCCCTGCTGCTCGGGCATTTCGTGAAGCGGATCGTCGGCCTGCCCAGCACCGAATCGCACGCGCTGTTCCGGCTGTTCCAGGATCGGGTGACCCGGCTCGAGCACACCACCCGCTGGCACTGGGCCCCCGGCGACGTCGCGATCTGGGACAACCGCGCCACCCAGCACTACGCGATCGACGACTACGACGGCAGCGAGCACCGCAGGCTCACCCGCATCACGCTGGCCGGATCGGTGCCGGTGGGCGTGGACGGGCGGCCCAGCACCGTGATCGCCGGGAACGCCGATCACTACACCGCCGCCGAGACCGCGATCCGGGCCGCCTGA
- a CDS encoding ABC transporter permease, with protein MGIAVQLWSYIRGRGEVLAFLTYQHASLAFQTVLVGTVIAVLIAVAVYRLPLASALTLTSSRVALTIPSLALLALLLVPFGLGVVPSFLMLTFFAALPVIGNAIVGFRSVPASVVESARGIGFSRWRILLTVELPIAWPVILTGIRVSTQMIVGVAAIVAYVLGPGLGSLIFNGLSRLGGANALEMALTGTILIVVIALVFDALLVLLGRLTIAKGLS; from the coding sequence ATGGGAATCGCCGTGCAGTTGTGGAGCTATATCCGGGGACGGGGCGAGGTGCTGGCGTTCCTCACCTATCAGCATGCGTCCCTGGCCTTTCAGACGGTGCTGGTCGGCACCGTGATCGCGGTGCTCATCGCGGTGGCGGTCTACCGGTTGCCGCTGGCCTCGGCGCTGACGCTGACCTCGAGCCGAGTCGCGCTCACCATCCCTTCGCTGGCATTGCTGGCGTTGCTGCTGGTGCCGTTCGGACTCGGCGTGGTGCCCTCGTTTCTCATGCTGACGTTTTTCGCGGCGCTGCCGGTGATCGGCAACGCGATCGTCGGATTTCGTTCGGTGCCCGCCTCGGTGGTGGAATCCGCGCGCGGAATCGGCTTTTCACGCTGGCGCATTCTGCTGACCGTCGAATTGCCGATCGCCTGGCCGGTGATCCTCACCGGAATCCGGGTGTCCACCCAGATGATCGTCGGCGTGGCCGCCATCGTCGCCTATGTGCTCGGGCCGGGGCTCGGCTCGCTGATCTTCAACGGCCTGTCCCGGCTCGGCGGCGCCAACGCGCTGGAAATGGCACTCACCGGCACCATCCTCATCGTTGTCATCGCGTTGGTGTTCGACGCGCTGCTCGTCCTGCTCGGACGGCTCACGATCGCAAAGGGACTGTCATGA
- a CDS encoding ABC transporter ATP-binding protein codes for MTDEATTATAPPTRNVTGAAIRLDGVVKRYKGQDTPAVRRLDLEIEAGQMVAFVGPSGCGKTTTLKMINRLIEPTEGRIFIGDRDVTREDPDKLRQSIGYVIQSGGLFPHWSVAKNIGAIPRVLGWDRKRIAERTEYLLDLVGLDPAEFADRLPKDMSGGQQQRVGVARALAADPPVLLMDEPFGAVDPITRARLQDSLIAIQHELGKTIVVVTHDFEEATKLGDKVLILSQGGHIEQYAAPEEILTNPATPFVEEFVGSGAKLAYLTVSRVRDVPYDEVVTARIGEPAQEVIRRARAAGQTWVVVVDSAGRPRSWPSLSELASKPEVSDYLDRRLPVVARSSTLNDALDAMLATSQGATLVTDGRGAVVGSLSIDAVTEVIRDKLAESRAVGEEPSYATYVDGSDPAPTPVVAADDEYGADAPS; via the coding sequence ATGACCGATGAGGCGACCACCGCGACCGCCCCGCCCACCCGCAACGTCACCGGCGCCGCCATCCGGCTCGACGGGGTGGTCAAGCGCTACAAGGGCCAGGACACGCCCGCGGTGCGGCGGCTGGATCTGGAGATCGAGGCGGGCCAGATGGTCGCCTTCGTCGGCCCGTCCGGCTGTGGCAAGACGACCACACTCAAGATGATCAACCGGCTGATCGAACCGACCGAGGGCCGGATCTTCATCGGCGACCGCGACGTGACCCGCGAGGACCCGGACAAGCTGCGCCAGTCCATCGGCTACGTCATCCAGTCCGGCGGGTTGTTCCCGCACTGGTCGGTCGCCAAGAACATCGGCGCGATCCCGCGCGTGCTCGGCTGGGACCGTAAGCGCATCGCCGAGCGCACCGAATACCTGCTGGACCTGGTCGGCCTCGACCCCGCCGAGTTCGCCGACCGGCTGCCCAAGGACATGTCCGGCGGCCAGCAGCAGCGCGTCGGCGTGGCCCGCGCGCTGGCCGCCGACCCGCCGGTGCTGCTCATGGACGAGCCGTTCGGCGCGGTCGACCCGATCACCCGGGCGCGGCTGCAGGACAGCCTGATCGCCATCCAGCACGAACTCGGCAAGACCATCGTCGTGGTCACCCACGATTTCGAAGAGGCCACCAAGCTCGGCGACAAGGTGCTCATCCTGTCCCAGGGCGGCCACATCGAGCAGTACGCGGCGCCCGAGGAGATCCTGACCAACCCGGCGACACCGTTCGTGGAGGAGTTCGTCGGGTCCGGCGCGAAACTGGCCTACCTCACGGTGTCCCGGGTGCGCGACGTCCCCTACGACGAGGTCGTCACCGCCCGGATCGGTGAGCCCGCCCAGGAGGTGATCCGGCGCGCCAGGGCCGCGGGCCAGACCTGGGTGGTGGTGGTCGATTCCGCGGGCAGGCCCCGGTCGTGGCCCTCGCTGAGCGAGCTGGCCAGCAAACCGGAGGTGTCGGACTATCTGGACCGGCGGCTGCCGGTGGTGGCCCGGTCCTCGACGCTGAACGACGCGCTCGACGCCATGCTGGCCACCAGCCAGGGCGCCACCCTGGTCACCGACGGGCGCGGTGCGGTGGTGGGATCGCTGAGCATCGACGCGGTCACCGAGGTGATCCGCGACAAGCTCGCCGAGAGCCGCGCCGTCGGCGAAGAGCCCTCCTACGCCACCTACGTCGACGGCAGCGATCCGGCGCCGACGCCGGTGGTGGCCGCCGACGACGAGTACGGGGCGGACGCGCCGTCGTGA
- a CDS encoding ABC transporter permease, translating to MSRVRRVPLDVWFEPVVILVIGVGYLLWYRSATFSATEQAALGWDNLQTTILSHIKLTVVATAIVVAVAIPLGIALTRPALKRLEPLAVNIANIGQAAPAVGLLVLFTFWLGTGFRTAVVGLVVYAVLPILQNTIVGLRQVDQRTIEASRGIGFSAARTLVQVELPLAVPVILNGVRTALVILVGTATLSTFIGATSLGTLITTGVTLFLPKLLVSGAILVGLLALIIDWLGRLVELAATPRGVA from the coding sequence GTGAGCCGGGTACGTCGCGTTCCGCTCGACGTCTGGTTCGAACCGGTCGTCATCCTCGTCATCGGCGTCGGCTACCTGCTGTGGTACCGGTCAGCGACGTTCAGCGCCACCGAGCAGGCCGCGCTGGGCTGGGACAACCTGCAGACCACGATCCTGTCCCACATCAAGCTGACCGTGGTGGCCACCGCGATCGTGGTGGCGGTGGCGATCCCGCTCGGCATCGCGCTCACCCGGCCCGCGCTGAAACGTCTCGAACCGCTCGCGGTCAACATCGCCAACATCGGCCAGGCCGCCCCGGCGGTGGGCCTGCTGGTGCTGTTCACGTTCTGGCTCGGCACCGGATTCCGCACCGCGGTGGTCGGCCTGGTCGTCTACGCGGTGCTGCCGATCCTGCAGAACACCATCGTGGGGCTGCGGCAGGTGGATCAGCGCACCATCGAGGCCTCGCGCGGCATCGGCTTTTCCGCCGCGCGCACGCTCGTGCAGGTGGAACTGCCGCTGGCGGTGCCGGTGATCCTCAACGGCGTGCGCACCGCGCTGGTGATCCTGGTCGGCACCGCCACCCTGAGCACCTTCATCGGCGCGACCAGCCTGGGCACCCTGATCACCACCGGTGTCACGCTGTTCCTGCCCAAACTGCTGGTCTCCGGCGCGATCCTGGTGGGGTTGCTGGCACTGATCATCGACTGGCTCGGCCGCCTCGTGGAGCTGGCCGCGACCCCGCGAGGTGTGGCATGA
- a CDS encoding glycine betaine ABC transporter substrate-binding protein: MTRCGTTGPRLALLAAVVALLAGCGLVSSSGTFHDARLPDGARPLAGAELVVTSKSFTEGVLLGKITATYLAAAGADVVDMTGAPGSASSRQAQLNGDADVLWEYTGTGWVNYHNRTETISDPQELWRQVHDIEKSEYDLEWLPPANFNDTYAFGASRATAERLGVRSLSDVAALPVADRTFCVDDEFFSRSDGFLPMLQTYGIPYNDPAGVPVANVTRMDAGVVYTATAKGAPCHFGMIYTTDGRVKNLDLVVLDDDKKFFLPYSGTAVVRAAVLERHPELRTLLGTISERLTDDLMQELNGRVDIDGEDPADVAYDWLRQEKLIE; encoded by the coding sequence ATGACCAGGTGTGGCACCACAGGCCCCCGGCTCGCGCTGCTCGCCGCCGTGGTCGCGCTGCTGGCCGGCTGCGGCCTGGTCAGTTCCTCGGGCACCTTCCACGACGCGCGGCTGCCCGACGGCGCCCGGCCGCTGGCGGGGGCCGAACTTGTGGTGACGTCGAAGAGCTTCACCGAGGGCGTGCTGCTCGGCAAGATCACCGCCACCTATCTGGCGGCCGCGGGCGCCGACGTCGTCGACATGACCGGCGCGCCCGGCTCGGCCTCGTCGCGGCAGGCCCAGCTCAACGGCGACGCCGACGTGCTGTGGGAGTACACCGGCACCGGCTGGGTGAACTACCACAACCGCACCGAGACCATTTCCGATCCGCAGGAGCTGTGGCGGCAGGTGCACGACATCGAGAAGAGCGAATACGACCTCGAGTGGCTGCCACCGGCCAACTTCAACGACACCTACGCCTTCGGCGCCTCCCGCGCGACGGCCGAGCGGCTCGGCGTGCGGTCGCTGTCGGATGTCGCGGCGCTGCCGGTCGCCGACCGCACCTTCTGCGTGGACGACGAATTCTTCAGCCGCTCCGACGGTTTCCTGCCGATGTTGCAGACCTACGGCATCCCCTACAACGACCCGGCCGGGGTGCCGGTCGCCAACGTCACCCGGATGGACGCCGGTGTCGTCTACACCGCGACCGCCAAGGGCGCCCCCTGCCATTTCGGCATGATCTACACCACCGACGGGCGCGTGAAGAACCTCGACCTGGTCGTGCTCGACGACGACAAGAAGTTCTTCCTGCCCTACAGCGGCACCGCCGTGGTGCGCGCCGCGGTGCTCGAGCGGCACCCGGAACTGCGCACCCTGCTCGGCACCATCTCCGAACGCCTCACCGACGACCTGATGCAGGAACTCAACGGCCGCGTCGACATCGACGGCGAGGACCCCGCCGATGTCGCCTACGACTGGCTGCGCCAGGAGAAACTGATCGAGTAG
- a CDS encoding SDR family NAD(P)-dependent oxidoreductase codes for MTTTHPLALVTGAARGIGYELAREFADRGYDVVMAAEDTAVEAAADRIRRPGHEVRAVQVDLRTSEGVERLYSAATEDERPLDAVALNAGVGRGGAFTETDLADELSIVDLNVRSTVHLAKLVLGDMVRRDAGGLLFTSSVASMMPGARQAVYNASKSFVQSFAEALREEVRDTGVTVTALMPGPTDTDFFRRAGLLDTPVGRGPKEDPAKVARQGIEALLADKQKVIGGSLPTRAIATVTQVLPDSVKATANRLMSAALPHRS; via the coding sequence ATGACTACGACACATCCCCTCGCCCTCGTCACCGGCGCCGCCCGTGGTATCGGCTACGAGTTGGCGCGCGAATTCGCCGACCGCGGCTACGACGTGGTCATGGCCGCCGAGGACACCGCCGTCGAAGCGGCGGCCGACCGCATCCGCCGGCCGGGCCACGAGGTGCGCGCGGTCCAGGTGGACCTGCGCACCTCCGAGGGCGTCGAGCGGCTGTATTCGGCGGCCACCGAGGACGAGCGCCCGCTCGACGCGGTCGCGCTCAACGCGGGCGTCGGTCGCGGCGGCGCCTTCACCGAGACCGACCTGGCCGACGAACTGTCCATCGTGGACCTCAACGTGCGCTCGACCGTGCACCTGGCCAAGCTGGTGCTCGGCGACATGGTGCGCCGCGATGCCGGCGGCCTGTTGTTCACCTCCTCGGTGGCCTCGATGATGCCCGGCGCCCGGCAGGCGGTCTACAACGCCTCGAAGTCGTTCGTGCAGTCCTTCGCCGAGGCGCTGCGCGAGGAGGTCCGCGACACCGGCGTGACGGTCACCGCGCTGATGCCCGGCCCCACCGACACCGACTTCTTCCGCCGCGCCGGGCTGCTCGACACGCCCGTGGGCCGCGGACCCAAGGAAGATCCGGCCAAGGTGGCCCGGCAGGGCATCGAGGCGCTGCTGGCCGACAAACAGAAGGTGATCGGCGGCTCACTGCCCACCCGTGCGATCGCCACTGTCACCCAGGTGCTGCCCGACTCGGTGAAGGCGACCGCGAACCGGCTGATGTCGGCCGCGCTGCCGCACCGCTCCTGA
- a CDS encoding flavin reductase family protein, with amino-acid sequence MNATLTDVRPVGPDPRAFRDALGRFATGVTVVTTETETGVHGMTANGFMSVSLDPALVLISLGRCTMAEHLSTGERYGVTLLSEDQETLSRHFGGRAQPGLSVEFLRRGPYAFVPGGLAEIGCRIVDRHPAGDHVLFIGEVEHLDHRDGAPLLFYTGSYRALHVGLTDDVFFC; translated from the coding sequence GTGAATGCCACGCTCACCGATGTCCGGCCCGTCGGCCCCGACCCGCGCGCCTTCCGCGACGCGCTCGGCCGCTTCGCCACCGGCGTCACCGTCGTGACCACCGAAACCGAAACCGGGGTCCACGGCATGACCGCCAACGGGTTCATGTCGGTGTCTCTCGACCCCGCGCTGGTGCTGATCTCGCTGGGCCGCTGCACCATGGCCGAGCACCTGAGCACCGGCGAACGCTACGGGGTGACCCTGCTCTCGGAGGACCAGGAGACACTGTCACGGCACTTCGGCGGGCGGGCCCAGCCCGGGCTGTCGGTCGAGTTCCTCCGGCGCGGACCGTACGCGTTCGTGCCGGGCGGACTCGCCGAAATCGGCTGCCGCATCGTCGACCGGCACCCGGCAGGCGACCACGTGCTGTTCATCGGCGAGGTCGAACACCTCGACCACCGCGACGGCGCCCCGCTGCTGTTCTACACCGGCAGCTACCGCGCCCTGCACGTCGGCCTCACCGACGACGTCTTCTTCTGCTGA
- a CDS encoding EthD family reductase, translated as MYRLSVLYPPPADPDHFRTYYVENHLPLAAKLPGLRTMRYAFDVAAVDGTSPYFAIWEGEFDSAAAMAEAMSSPQGRAVADDVPNYATGGAHVVHYAPVEPAH; from the coding sequence GTGTACCGACTGTCCGTGCTGTACCCGCCGCCCGCCGACCCGGACCACTTCCGGACCTACTACGTCGAGAACCATCTGCCGCTGGCCGCGAAGCTGCCCGGTCTGCGCACCATGCGTTACGCCTTCGACGTGGCCGCCGTCGACGGAACGAGCCCGTACTTCGCCATCTGGGAAGGCGAATTCGATTCCGCCGCGGCGATGGCCGAGGCGATGAGCTCGCCGCAGGGCCGCGCCGTCGCCGACGACGTGCCCAACTACGCGACCGGCGGCGCGCACGTCGTGCACTACGCGCCGGTCGAGCCCGCGCACTGA
- the styA gene encoding styrene monooxygenase subunit StyA: MPNIGIIGAGIGGLQLGLQLRQHDIPVTIYTDKTAKQIAGGRLLNSVAHHAPTLERERALGVHFWPVEQYGYASHHHYIGGEHPLSFRGDFTHWSSAVDYRLYLPKLTEAFEERGGDLQIRMLTAEDIEPLAARHDLIVVAAGRGAFASLFPRRPELSPYDTPQRKLCVGLYRGITESTPKGVTISTSPGHGDLLEIPMYAEDGFLTALLFENIPGGDLEILSTMKYDDDPAAFEKTVLDKLAKHHPQTFERVNHAEFGLNRPIDILQGALVPTVREDYAKLPGGKFALAIGDVHTVVDPLLGQGANSASHSAWVTGEAILEDLGFDEMFCQRVAARRADVVFGAAQWTNLMLAPPAPHLLRLFGAMNENKALADEFTDNFDYPDRQWRIVATPERTEAFLARHGVQPAPVAV, from the coding sequence ATGCCGAACATCGGGATCATCGGCGCCGGCATCGGCGGTCTCCAACTCGGTCTGCAACTGCGACAGCACGACATTCCGGTCACCATCTACACCGACAAGACCGCCAAGCAGATCGCGGGCGGGCGCCTGCTCAACAGCGTCGCCCACCACGCCCCCACCCTCGAGCGCGAACGCGCACTGGGCGTGCACTTCTGGCCGGTGGAGCAGTACGGCTACGCGAGCCACCACCACTACATCGGCGGTGAGCATCCGCTGTCGTTCCGCGGCGACTTCACCCACTGGTCCAGCGCCGTCGACTACCGCCTGTACCTGCCGAAGCTGACCGAGGCCTTCGAGGAACGCGGCGGTGACCTACAGATCCGGATGCTCACCGCCGAGGACATCGAACCGCTGGCCGCCCGCCACGACCTGATCGTCGTCGCCGCCGGCCGGGGCGCGTTCGCCTCGCTGTTCCCGCGCCGCCCGGAGCTGAGCCCCTACGACACCCCGCAGCGCAAGCTGTGTGTCGGCCTCTACCGCGGCATCACCGAGTCCACGCCCAAGGGCGTCACCATCAGCACCTCCCCCGGGCACGGCGACCTGCTCGAGATCCCGATGTACGCCGAGGACGGATTCCTCACCGCGCTGCTGTTCGAGAACATCCCCGGCGGCGATCTGGAAATCCTGTCCACGATGAAGTACGACGACGATCCGGCCGCGTTCGAGAAGACCGTGCTCGACAAACTGGCCAAGCATCACCCGCAGACTTTCGAGCGTGTGAACCACGCCGAATTCGGCCTGAACCGGCCGATCGACATCCTGCAGGGCGCGCTCGTGCCGACCGTGCGCGAGGATTACGCGAAACTGCCCGGCGGAAAGTTCGCGCTCGCGATCGGCGATGTGCACACCGTGGTCGATCCGCTGCTCGGCCAGGGCGCCAATTCCGCCTCGCATTCGGCCTGGGTCACCGGAGAAGCCATTCTGGAGGATCTCGGATTCGACGAGATGTTCTGCCAGCGGGTCGCGGCCCGGCGCGCCGACGTCGTCTTCGGCGCCGCACAGTGGACCAACCTCATGCTCGCCCCGCCCGCCCCGCACCTGCTGCGGCTGTTCGGCGCGATGAACGAGAACAAGGCCCTCGCCGACGAATTCACCGACAACTTCGACTACCCGGACCGGCAGTGGCGGATCGTGGCCACCCCCGAGCGGACCGAGGCCTTCCTCGCCCGCCACGGCGTGCAGCCCGCCCCGGTCGCGGTCTGA
- a CDS encoding AraC-like ligand-binding domain-containing protein yields MITSTTQAPVPRLQGTDSVAPAERLEHWRDIVSRAFVPLAASATQAAEFSGRLRITPLGSTIVSRVDAGAHTVRRSRSLIAHSERGYYKLGLQLRGEGLLIQDGREVVLGPGDLALYDTDLPYTLDFGTPTDTAVFMFPRERLHLPAQIRREVLARRIRAHDEIGTLLTPLLLRLVDQCRGERPHAALTIADAVVDLLAALLTDDFGTPQPPSQQTLLVQAKAFIDDNLADPDLNPDLVAAAVHVSTRYLQKLFSADGQPVAGWIRRRRLEQCRRELAAPAPIASVAAVGRKYGFHDAAHFSRIFKARFGMSPGEFRRSATGVENTG; encoded by the coding sequence ATGATCACCTCCACGACCCAGGCCCCGGTTCCCCGCCTGCAAGGAACCGATTCCGTCGCCCCGGCCGAGCGGCTCGAGCACTGGCGCGACATCGTCTCGCGCGCGTTCGTGCCGCTGGCCGCCTCCGCCACCCAGGCCGCGGAGTTCTCCGGGCGGCTGCGGATCACCCCGCTCGGCTCGACCATCGTCTCCCGGGTGGACGCGGGGGCACACACCGTGCGGCGCAGCAGATCGCTGATCGCGCACAGCGAGCGCGGCTACTACAAGCTGGGCCTGCAACTGCGCGGTGAGGGACTGCTCATCCAGGACGGTCGCGAGGTGGTGCTCGGGCCGGGCGATCTTGCCCTCTACGACACCGACCTGCCCTACACCCTGGATTTCGGCACACCCACCGACACCGCGGTGTTCATGTTCCCCCGCGAGCGCCTGCACCTGCCCGCCCAGATCCGCCGGGAGGTGCTCGCCCGCCGCATCCGCGCGCACGACGAGATCGGCACCCTCCTCACCCCGCTGCTGCTGCGCCTGGTCGACCAGTGCCGCGGCGAGCGGCCGCACGCGGCGCTCACCATCGCCGACGCGGTGGTCGACCTGCTGGCCGCCCTGCTCACCGACGACTTCGGCACCCCCCAACCGCCGTCGCAGCAGACGTTGCTGGTCCAGGCGAAGGCGTTCATCGACGACAACCTCGCCGACCCCGACCTCAACCCGGATCTGGTCGCCGCCGCCGTGCACGTCTCCACCCGATATCTGCAGAAACTGTTCTCCGCCGACGGACAACCGGTCGCCGGCTGGATTCGGCGGCGCCGCCTCGAACAGTGCCGGCGCGAGCTGGCCGCACCCGCACCGATCGCCTCCGTCGCCGCGGTCGGCCGCAAGTACGGATTCCACGATGCCGCACACTTCTCCCGGATCTTCAAAGCCCGATTCGGGATGAGCCCGGGCGAATTCCGGCGCTCGGCCACCGGCGTCGAGAACACCGGATAG
- a CDS encoding styrene monooxygenase/indole monooxygenase family protein yields the protein MSIGIVGGGIAAVHLGLALRAADVDATIYVDRDYAEMAAGPLLNTVVHHSPTVARERQLGVAHWDAAEYGYARHHHSIGGPDPLRFTGDFTHPSCAVDHRLYLPALAEDYQTRGGTIHVRAIGPRDLSALAALHDLVVIASGRGSMSGLFERRARLSPFDRPQRRICAGLYTGITRPDVEGVGVSIVPGVGELLEIPLLSRHGRVTALLFENIPGTPPAALLDRPGGTAEFTRAVLDTLRTHHPATFERVDTSAFTLTDPRDLLQGGVIPAVRRDWFEIEDGVYALALGDAHVVVDPVNGQGANIAAYSAAVVAHYCGPDVVYDELFCREVARAREAVLVGASEWTNLTLAQHPRIERVLRAAARDPQLADRFTDNFDHPDRQWEVLATDRRAERFLRDDLRALNT from the coding sequence ATGAGCATCGGGATCGTGGGCGGCGGGATCGCCGCCGTGCACTTGGGCCTGGCCCTGCGCGCCGCCGACGTCGACGCGACGATCTACGTCGACCGCGACTACGCCGAGATGGCCGCGGGCCCGCTGCTCAACACGGTGGTGCACCACAGCCCGACCGTCGCCCGTGAGCGGCAGCTCGGGGTCGCGCACTGGGACGCCGCCGAGTACGGCTACGCCCGCCATCACCACAGCATCGGCGGCCCGGACCCGCTGCGCTTCACCGGCGATTTCACCCACCCGTCCTGCGCGGTCGACCATCGCCTCTACCTGCCCGCGCTGGCCGAGGATTACCAGACGCGGGGCGGCACGATCCACGTGCGCGCGATCGGCCCGCGCGACCTGTCCGCGCTGGCCGCCCTGCACGATCTCGTCGTCATCGCCTCCGGGCGCGGCTCGATGAGCGGGCTGTTCGAGCGCCGGGCCCGGCTGTCACCCTTCGACCGGCCGCAGCGCCGCATCTGCGCGGGCCTCTACACCGGCATCACCCGGCCCGACGTGGAGGGCGTCGGGGTCAGCATCGTGCCCGGCGTCGGCGAACTACTGGAGATCCCGCTGCTCAGCAGACACGGCCGCGTCACCGCCCTGCTGTTCGAGAACATTCCCGGCACCCCGCCCGCCGCACTGCTGGACCGACCCGGCGGCACCGCCGAGTTCACCCGGGCGGTCCTGGACACGCTGCGCACCCACCATCCGGCGACCTTCGAGCGCGTGGACACCTCCGCGTTCACCCTCACCGATCCGCGCGATCTGCTCCAGGGCGGGGTGATCCCCGCGGTGCGCCGCGACTGGTTCGAGATCGAGGACGGCGTCTACGCGCTGGCCCTGGGCGACGCGCACGTGGTCGTCGACCCGGTCAACGGCCAGGGCGCCAACATCGCCGCCTACAGTGCCGCCGTCGTCGCCCACTACTGCGGGCCGGACGTCGTCTACGACGAACTGTTCTGCCGCGAGGTCGCCCGCGCCCGCGAGGCGGTACTGGTCGGCGCCTCGGAATGGACCAATCTCACCCTCGCCCAGCATCCCCGGATCGAGCGCGTGCTGCGCGCGGCGGCCCGCGACCCGCAGCTGGCCGACCGCTTCACCGACAACTTCGACCACCCCGACCGGCAATGGGAGGTGCTGGCGACCGACCGGCGGGCCGAGCGCTTCCTGCGCGACGACCTGCGTGCCCTGAACACCTGA